Part of the Periplaneta americana isolate PAMFEO1 chromosome 4, P.americana_PAMFEO1_priV1, whole genome shotgun sequence genome is shown below.
ATCTAATATTTGATActgtgtcattaaataaccgaatTAAAAAATACACTGTATTTTCACTGTGCAGTTCTTAGAGCTAGTACTTACTGCGAGCTTCATCTCGTAAACGCTTGTTTGCCTGTGATCCCtgtagactattgttggacttttaTAGCAACTCAACTCTGAGGTATGAGCTTTCGTTCTTGCTCATCCATGCAAATGCAAACAAAGATTAAGTTTGTTTCATTATTCAAGAGTCTGTGTTATGTAATTTCTAGATTGTTCTGatctcttaatttatttgtaactgTAATTCCACGCCCGTCACTTTAACTTGTTAAACCGTGCCAGAGATTTCAGAAAAAAACTAGGATTCACCAATATTCATCGGACTTTCCTTTCAAATTGAAGATTTATAAATGATTTAGCGTCTCGTTAAAAATAAGAGCTATTTGATTATCAGATATTGAAAATCTTTCATAATTCGACTGTTTAAagtattttaatttctgtatacGGTGTTTAAAGGAAACACATTATGTAGTTGGCCAAAATCAAAATTTCGATCTTTGgccttaagaaattaaaaaattctagGTTGAAAATATTGACAGGTTTACAATGATACCAGCAATGAACTGTTCTGTTTAATAGACCACGAGTCCATTTCAATTTCCggtaaataatgtttaattatatattcttTACTTAACAGTTTTAGAAACATATGTCCCATTTTCTCAGATGTGATTAATATAATGCACATTCACGAATCCATTTCACTTCaaggtaaataattttaaattacatttctttacttAACAGTTTTAGAAACATAGTACCATTTTCTTAGATGTGATTAATATAATGCACATTCACGAGTCCATTTCACTTCaaggtaaataattttaaattacatttctttacttAACAGTTTTAGAAACATAGTACCATTTTCTTAGATGTGATTAATATAATGCACATTCACGAGTCCATTTCACTTCaaggtaaataattttaaattacatttctttacttAACAGTTTTAGAAACATAGTACCATTTTCTTAGATGTGATTAATATAATGCACATTCACGAGTCCATTTCACTTCaaggtaaataattttaaattacatttctttacttGACAGTTTTAGAAACATAGTACCATTTTCTTAGATGTGATTAATATAATGCACATTCACGAGTCCATTTCACTTCaaggtaaataattttaaattacatttctttacttAACAGTTTTAGAAACATAGTACCATTTTCTTAGATGTGGTTAAAACTACAATTTTGAAACCTTCCACTCATGTCCCAAATCAGTGTTAATGTATGGTACGCCTACCCCACGAGCACACGAGGTTGTCTAAAGGAGAAAGCATTCCACTAATTTCGTATGTAAAAATGccgacatattaattttattatacttgttgataattattacgATATATTATAGCTAGTTTCTTTTGCTTGTGTTTCCTTGCTTGaataatattttacgtaaatcattaccattattacattaataattactgtataataacattaataattattgtataataataataataataataataataataataataataataataatagtacttacttacaaattgcttttaaggaacacacaggttcattgccgccctcacataagcctgccatcggtccctatcctgtgcaagattaatctagtctctatcataatatctcaccttcctcaaatccattttaatataatcctcccatctacgtatcggccccccaaaggtctttcttcttccggtctcccaactaacactctacaggttgtctctaaattaggccgacaaaattagggagcagcTAGATAACCTTCGttgaagcatattttgttaaggaaccatgggctgcgacgcttcgtttcagtgcaagaaggaaTTACAGGTAGGGATAAAGTAAATAGATATGTGCAAATAACAAGCAATTCTGTGTCACATGATTCTGTGTGTtaatccaaacaaagaaaaaatatgtacagaaaaacgaaaccaacgACTCATTAAACTATactgaacattacaacagaatgagtgcagtacaagtactaaactacgtagacgaataacagcataacaagaggtcgtaccaatggaagtaaacaaacgtgCTGTAATCGACACCAAATGATACTGGGCTCCGGACGTAAACAAACCGAGTGATAGTAGTAATGACACAGCCCTCTTCGATTGAAAAGAGTGATTATCCGTTCCCGCCTTCTTGCAATGAAACGAAtcgtcgcagcccatgggttccttagcaaaatatgcttccacgaaggttatctatctgctcccaaattttgtcggtctaatttagagacactctgtatatgcatttctgaattcgcccatacgtactacatgtcctgcccatctcaaaagtgtgcatttaatgttcttaattatgtcagttgaagaatacaatccgtgcaattctgcgttgtgtacagTAACTaattccattcttctgtaactttatccctcttagccccaaatattttcataagcaccttattctcaaacacccttaatatctgttcccctctcaaagtccaagtttcacaaccgtacagaacaaccggtaatataactgttatataaattctaatttaagatttttttaacagcagactagatgacaaaagcttctcaaaaatagtaacaggcatttcccatatttattctgcgcgtAATTTCCTCCcagatgtcatttatatttgttactattgggccaagatatttgaatttttccatcacttcgaaggataaatctccaatttttatgtttccatttcgtagaatattctggtcacgagacataatcctatactttgtctttttggaatttacttccaaacctatcgctttacttgcttcaagtataatttccgtgtcttccctaatcgtttgtggattttctcctaacatattcacgtcatccgcatagacaagaagctgaagtaacccgttccattccaaaccctgtctgttatcctgaactttcatagtattattattgttatcattattattattattattattattattattattattattattattattatagtgtacGAACAGATGAAAGTGTTCCTAACACCAACTATACAGCTGAAACATGAGAGTAATCCTGACAAATCAGTGCAGTAGACACGAAGATGATACTGTTCCTGACATATCACAGTGGACATTCAGAAGAATGTGTTCGTGATACTAATACAGCgaacctaaatgtactacaactctagcatataatcacagtagcaacttcggtccaaggctttataacaagataatagctaaattaccaaacttacaatttgttaatgctccttatttttaaaaaatcaattacaaaattgctctttagagagaaaatttatagatcaatttattgtaatatctgtgtttttttcttcttttttcttttttctactttttactcagtcattaatttaataaaatgtcttaacattatgcggaatgccccctgagcacgagtatgtaacttactctccTGGGGGTACTAGAGtgttttatttaaaaagcaatatatatctttgttctggcaataaataaataaatttgacacctatacttcattccataatgtctgacaggaaatgtaaacattgtcggccgaggaggagagaagtataattgctattcaaccattggcagaggtctcatttcacgcttatcttgaagttgggcggtctgaagcgttctaactagagatgaacaaaactaactgccgctctcgctcgctgtgttcgttgcatttgtctttcgagtctcgtctcgccaCTCATGCGCGcctcgagtctcgctcgtcactCCCGAAACAGCACCCGATCGGCGTGGAAAAACTTCGCAACCCCGAACATACATGATTGAAACAAAAACCATTATAAAcgtttaaatgaaacaaaaagacaaaacagaacagtatcttagttatcaaaatgtttcgattctattatatgatattacctatggttatataaatagaaaaaaatgctcaaataaatttgcattttctaagaatcacaaaacataacgttaatatctttttatttgagattgcacacttgatcccaaacctacgaaaagaaaattccctACCTTCCAACAAGAGCCCAGTAATTAAACAGACTGGGGAACGGGCCATTatacagttgccaaaacagatacaAGTTCAGTCAGGTACAAATAACTGTCGCGATTCAAGGCTGATGTtcgagacttcgggagtgatcaatctagacttctcgaaacactcacaaccagtccccacgtcaacgacgcgacgtacacaacactgtcgtgcgggtCCTCGGCCTTGCGGGCGCCGTCAGTCCTGccctctcgatcgttgttcatctctagttctaACACCACCCAACTTCAAGAGAAGCGTAAAATGAGACCTTTGCCAATATTGTTGAAtatcaattatacttctctcctcctctgccgacaatgtttacttctcttgTCAGACAATATGAAACGAAgtgtatttatatttgatacaatAGACACGCAAATTACAGTGTTTCTAACACAACAAAGTTGCCACATAGACTGTTGTTTTTATGGAACAGTAGTTCAATCGACACACAGATGATATTGTTCCTGACGCATCAATGCAGAGAACACACAAATGATAGTGTTCCTGACACAGAACTAGAGTAGACAAAGAGAGGTGTGTGTTCTTAATATATCATAGTGGATACACAAAGGAGTATACTGACATAGTAGTGGAGTAGATGACCTTGACATAGCAATATAATGAAATCAGCGAGTGTCCCTGACAACAGTGGATTTGACACGCATGAAATTGTCCCTGACATAGGAGTAGAGATGagaatcaaaatatataatcaCTGACATAgtaagagagggagagagagcgaAAGATGACTAGTCTGGCACAGGAGTAGAGTGGACACACATGGGAATGTCCCTGACACAGCAGTAGATTGGAAGCTTAGAAATAAGTGTCCCTGACACAGCAATAGAGAGCACACGTAACTTCGCTGCAAGTTAATGAGTTTAACCCGCGTTGAGAGCCTCGGTAATCACGGACTGGTGAAAGGCGGCAAATAGTCCCGTTCTGAATCGTCATAAAACACACATGAAGCATTAAGTAATTGCATCTCACTCTCACTTCCAGTGGTACACAAACAATTGCTCGCCTCTCCCGCTGATTTCAGGTTATATAACGAAACGGACACGGATTAACGCGTAATAAAGTTTCAAACACTTATGCTCCAAAATGTAGTTCTAGAGTGTCCAAAGTTGTGGAAGTACAAACCTTAGGTAGAAGATTTATGAAAACAATTCTAGGTATCTATATGATTTAAATcacatagggtgctattcatagacatttcgctagcccgcgctacgagcgtgctaaactagccccggctatcgactggttgctTGTACAGGAtacatatatcgctaacactggtttatgaatacgaaaaacgttagttcgctgatcatccaccggaagtcagcGCTAAGaaagtctatgaatatggcctatAGTGCTTTTGTTTCGCTTCAAGAAATTTGGCGTTTTCTTTGTTGAGTACATTATGTTCACAAAAATTTGCTATCTCTGAATTGGACCAcaattttttcttcacttttttaGGCAGTGCTGTCATGGGGGCCATACGGGACCATACTGTGTATGGGAACCTAGAATTTTTTAATGAATCGTATGGAAAAGAAAAATGTCTGCCTATACGGCACGCCTGATCTTAGATTCTCAATTACTGTTCCTAGTATAATTATCTTACTTGATGTTTATGATCGTAAAAGGTCCATCGCTATAGTGCTGGAATCTAGAACCAtaattgtataattaaaaaacacTGAAGTGCTGCAGATACACGCTCCAAGCTTCATCAAGACACATGTGCATCTTCTGTGAGGGCTTTATGGTATATTCTTTAAATCAcgcttattttgtaattataataatgtaaatcaaaacaataattatttacttctttttatattaaaaatttctaaGTAACGATTAGCaagtctgactgtgaaacaaatGGGAcaggaataatttcaagggaaaaattgttccggggccggatatcgatcccgggacctctggttgcacgtaccagcgctctgccaactgagatacccggaaactccacccgacaccgtcacaCAGagcttgtgtgcactcgatgtgggtctctgacaCATGAGTCCCCAAGTTTCGAGCTATACTAATCACTATGATTGTCGGAAACAGAACCACCAACATATCTAGGTTGAACTAATCTTGGACTTGCTAATCAAGGAGGAATTGACTTTTCGGAGAAGATTAGTATACATGTACATTCGCCGCAAATCCAACTGTTGTCATAATGAGCGAGTGGTCGGTTAAAAAACCGGGACCTTTTGCGCTCCGAGAAAGTTTTTCGGGACAGAGGGACAAAGCATCCAAGACTGGGACTGTCCCGGTAAAACAGAATGTTTGATCATTCTGGTCCAGATGTTACAAGcaaataatatatatgcatatgcATTTCATCAATCCAGATTATTTCATAAGAAGATTTCGCTCACTGTACATTCCTTATGTTAAAACATTTGGGTTCTTTCCTGGGATAACATCTCAAATTTTGGCCATAGTATTTGGAAACTCTCTGTTTATCGTGTCATACGTCTTAAAGTATAATATTATGTTTCtagttattattttcaaataggAATCTATAAGGAAGTAATCTTGGTCGGCATTTTTCCGCACAGAGTGAGAATACATCCGAAGCATACAGCGTTAAGCACTTTGCTATCTCCCGGTACCAGAATTAACAAGAGAATGGGAACGGAAAGAAAGGATCTGCGAGAAATTGCGCACTACGTCATACAAGTTTTTCTACGCATTGTAactcagacagacagacatatatacTTCTCAATGATTACTAAGATATAAACAAAGCTTACCTCTGCCTCGTGTTGCAGAGAACCATTACGAACCTGTAAGAAGAAAGGAGAGCACACATTTGTAATAAAGCGAGAAAAAATAGTTACAATTATGTcatcaaataattataattacacctttattaataattattgtaatatgtattaAGGAATAAAATATCTCATCAATCTTAAACTTTTGtgcatatataatattattttgagcTCATATAACCATGTCCTCTACCTTGGTGACTGTGTTTATTTAAAACATTCGGTCTTATTTTTAGCAAACCTGATTTCGGTATAATACTATCTGTAAACATGATAACGTTTAAAACCGACAGGTTCAACAGAGAGAGTATGCCACTATGAAATCTCaaaacatgcatgcattcatgtacCCTCATACGACAAAACTTGCACAATGAAGCAAAGAAGCAGTAAAaatatgcactgttaaaattGAGTTCGACGTAAtgttatgattttattttctttggaATAAGTACTAGAACTAATTTCACGCGCGCTCAGGAATTGTTACAGTTGCGCTACGAAGTCGTGAAACTGCCACACAGTTAATTAGAATGCCACTAGATGGAAGGTTTCTCGCTTTCTTCTTACTCCATTGCATGGCGACATCTACATAATTATAGACTTGCATAGCATGGAGTgtatatcaaataataattattaaattcggcaATGACTCTGGCTAACTAGTATATTATAGTTTTCTCTTCTCTCAAAGCTAAAGTATTTCCCTGCAGGTTACCGTGTGAGTTTAAACCATTCAGTttaattttgaacttttaattttcataagtttaaCCAAGAAAACTGAATGATACACAACGAATCCTTTCCTATAAATGAGATATCAATCTATCTAAACAGTGATCCATTTTAAGAGGCCCAAGTACATAAAAACACCTTATTCATTGTACAGTATAGCATGGCATTATGATGTTATCCACTCTTTCTAACTTTTAACGCACAAATGAAATGATCTGTCAGTATTAAAGGATTTTTTAACGATCAGGTGCATATGAATATGATTGTcatactatcaccaccactaccactatagtaacaaataataatagtaataacaaaacaataatactaataatacttaataacaatatattcattcattcatttaatatattaaatattatatttccagAACTAAAATCAGATTTGAATTAGATTAATGCAAACAGAGTTCAATCTATACAACGCGACCAACGACCAACTCGTAATATCAGTTCATTTTCGGAACTTGGTTCTAAATTAATCTCCAGTCATCTGTTTTTATATAACCGACCCCAAGTGGTCTACGCTTCCCAGCAATAGCGATATCTATAAATCACTCTCATCGAGTTCGGCAGTCGGGCagataacggcaagttaaggactctgccattgcacaaaaaaaaaatattccacaaTTATAGTCTAAATATAATACCTATTTTAAAGATATATATTAAGTACATAGCTTGTGCATATTAAGGGCTACTCTTCAATGAAATTATTAAGAGATGTGACAACAATTTGTCACAGTAACCCAGTAATATCGAAGAAAGGAATAAAACACacttttttacatttaaatatgctGAGCTTTTGTCTTCTTAGCACCAATTGAACTAATCTTCGTATATGATCATTTACAATTTAAAAGTTCACAGATGCAACATTTCTACAAGTCAGCAGTTAGTATGTCGAGAAGATGTAAGGAAATATGAAAGGAAGAGCTCTGTGCGTTTTGATCTGCTACACAGAAAAATGTAGActgttttcatgtttatttaaaaGTCTGTTATCGTTACTGAGAATATTAACTACTGAATATTTATAATCCAATAAAAGCATGTGTAAATCACCAGATAATATATGTTGTCTGTTTACAAGAAGTGTCCGCTATTGCAAACTATCCGTTTTAGGGAATATTTCCCATAGCCTAATTTTAATGTAGTACAGTCCTCGGCGTTATAAAGACTAGTAGATATATAAATATCATTTTGGgaataagtgaataatttcaaCTAATAATTGCAGGCTTATGGTGTACTTCATAGTACAGCTGCTTTATTAATTAAGTATATTACTGTAAGCtaattcagcgtcgaaattcaacttGAATAAAAATGCAGTCCTCTTTAAGGGACAAAGTTCTTTAACGTCTGTCATATTATCGACCACAAGGGCACTTCCTTCCCTGACAAGTCAAACTAACGATAATTATATTGTCCTTAAAAAAATCCATCGCCATCGGCCAGGAGTTAAAACTAGCGAATCGACGGCTTACATGGTAACCAGCAGAGACTGTACATCGATGACAACAGCGTTTACGAATACAAGTCACTGCAGTCCCCCTCCCATTGCCAAATTGTTAAACCACTACAGAAGAAAGGAAAGGTATCTGCTTCTATCTGTTTATCCGGATACGTCAATCCTACGATTTCAATGCGATGTGTTCTGCTCCAGAGAAGATTATGTTTACCAAGACTAGAAAGCACAGGAATGCTAGACGGAAGAGAGGAGACAGCAGTATATAAACCGCTTACTGCATCCTAGCAGACAGAAGCATCTCTGTGCCTCACCCACTAGTACACACGGCGCCATGAAGCTTCTCgtaagtaaaaatattatattttaatttacagatTCAGGAGAGGaacatttataatgaaataaaaacagctTATACAATACACTTTCGGTAATtcaagttacaaaaaaaaaagtcatatcaaataaagacaaataaaaatgtggtaaattaattttaaattgcttTTACTTTTTTTTGAAACTGTCTCCTAACTATAAACttactttttttgtttattttatttgaacatGCGTGTACCAAGATCTAGATCTATACTCTGGGAACATTACTTCTTACATCAAATCATGTTAATTTCACAATAGGTGTTACATCATATAGCAAATACGTATTCACATTTTAATATGTCTTTGTAATTTTCTCTCTACAGATTTGCACCATACTTTTGGCTACAGCGTCCTTAGTTCTGGCTGAAGACCAGAAGAAGGACAAAAAGACAGACAAGAGAGGACTCCATGACCTAGGTTATGGGGGAGGAGACTTCGGACATGGAGGAAGTCTGTCATTTGGAGGTCACGGAGGTGGACTGTCAGGTGGTCACGAAGGTGGTTTGTCCTTAGGAGGTCACGGAGGCGGGCTATCCCTTGGAGGTCATGGTGGAGGTATCTCTCTGGGAGGAGGACACTCTTTCGGCGGTAGTGGTCTTGGAGGTCACTCTTTCGGCGGAAGTGGCCTTGGAGGAGGTCACTCTTTCGGCGGCAGTGGCCTTGGAGGAGGTCACTCTTTCGGCGGCAGTGGTCTTGGAGGAGGTCACTCTTTCGGCGGTAGTGGTCTTGGAGGCGGTGAGTCTCATGTGAAAGCCATCACCATCACCAAAGAAGTTAAAGTGCCTGTCCCTCATCCTTATCCTGTCCATGTTGAGAAGAAAGTCCCTGTCCCTGTAAAGGTTCCAGTTCCAGTTCACGTAGATAAACCATATCCAGTCCCTGTACCTAAACCCTACCCCGTGTATGTGGAGAAGAAGGTACCTTATCCTGTAGAAAAGACAGTCCCCTATCCCGTTAAAGTTCCAGTCAAAGTCCCCGTTCCTGTACCCCACCCTGTCCATGTACCCAAGCCCTACCCAGTGAAGGTCCCTGTACCACACCCTTACCCCGTGAAGGTACCAGTGGTGGTAGAGAAGAAGGTACCAGTGTTCATCAAGGGACATGACGGAGGTCTCGGTGGAGGTCTGGGAGGACATGGATTTGGCGGTCATGGAGGATTTGATTTTGGCGGTCACCATTAAGTCTGTAAAAGCCTAACACGCATATTTTCCACTCATCCTAATTCACAAGAAAACCTGTGcattcatttttataaaaatcaCAATCAGTTTAAAAGCTCTTGAATCATCTTACAATATGAGAATCAGAATATATCATTATAAACACATCCTGCAAATAATGTACATCTCTGTAAAAATAAAAGCGTATTAAGAATATGCTTACAGCTCAGTTAATGTTATGTATAATTGATTGTATTttgaattatttgttttatttggagaTATTTATAATTATGCTTTGTACATATTatgcacaaatatttttatacatgtatgaaaatattctacatacagtaaataaaaagtgaattgtttgtgaatatttaatttcttttttttttttctatattaataTACAAATCTTACAGTACTTCAATTTACTAGGAATTCAATGGGAAgattaaaattatgtttctaaTCTAATTTAAAGTAAACTTTATGATATGATAGATAAGGTTTTACTTATTGTGTGCTCATATGAGGATATACGGgtcacaatttcaatttttcattcaAGTGTTCATTGAATGTTAGAAACCATCATGCACGAAAAATAAGTAGGGATGCAAAGTTGCTTTCCGAATATGATTAAGAAACtctgtattttttttagaaacaatGTGACTAGTTTAtgagaaatataaaatgaaatatcggGCGCATATAACGCACGTGGTGAGTAAAATTTAGCCTAATTATGGTTAATATCAATCAGCTCACATCTTAATACCAGTGCAGTGCATTGTGGCTGAGAACATTGACTGAGGCAAAACTTGCGAAAGGCACTCTTCTTCATCCAGCCACTATTCCACTTTATTCTCTGTTATCGCTGCTGGTGATGCTACTTCTCTTTCTGATAGT
Proteins encoded:
- the LOC138698920 gene encoding uncharacterized protein gives rise to the protein MRLSICSVLLIAASLVLAEDQKKDKKTEKRGLHDLGYGGGDFGHGGLSFGGHGGLSFGGHEGLSLGGHGGGLSLGGHSFGGGSFGGGESHHEAHVKAITITKEVKVPVPHPYPVHVEKKVPFPVKVPVPIHVDKPYPVHVPKPYPVYVEKKIPYPVEKTVPYPVKVPVKVPIPVPHPVHVPKPYPVKVPVPHPYPVKVPVVVEKKVPVFIKGHDAGYEGGLGGHGGLGGGLGGHGGFDFNLTFVSPPPRPPPPPKDWPPPRPPSEEPPQKHLCASPTSTHGAMKLLICTILLATASLVLAEDQKKDKKTDKRGLHDLGYGGGDFGHGGSLSFGGHGGGLSGGHEGGLSLGGHGGGLSLGGHGGGISLGGGHSFGGSGLGGHSFGGSGLGGGHSFGGSGLGGGHSFGGSGLGGGHSFGGSGLGGGESHVKAITITKEVKVPVPHPYPVHVEKKVPVPVKVPVPVHVDKPYPVPVPKPYPVYVEKKVPYPVEKTVPYPVKVPVKVPVPVPHPVHVPKPYPVKVPVPHPYPVKVPVVVEKKVPVFIKGHDGGLGGGLGGHGFGGHGGFDFGGHH